TATTAGTCAGCATTCTGGCCATGACCACTGATGCTGGCAGGCAGGATGCCTCCAGTTTATGACCAGGAGTTGCACCCAGAATACTTTGCAACATTGAGCGCCCGAACCCTTTTTGCCTTTCATTCCTGGTAACACCAAACATCCTGATTTCCAGATGTGAAGCAAGTCCATTTGCGCCATTTTTGCCAGTCAGCAGAGCAAATCCAATCGCAGTTCCATTATTTGGGGCATCAAAGACAAACAAGAAATCGGCACAATTCTCTCCCCGTTCCCGCCTGGCAATTGCTTCTGTAATCTGACTTTCGAACTGAGATAGTCCTTCAGCTTCATCAAAGTTAAAATACCCATCCCTGATACCATCGCGGATCACCGCAATGATAAAGGGGACATCCTGTCTGGTTCCAAAGCGCATTTCTGGGGCAGATATCACCGTCATCAGGTTGTCTCTCATAGCCGTTATTTTTCAAGCAATTTGATTACATGGCGGTGGAGAGGTCAACAGAAACAAATGAGGCATTTCACTGATAGCTGATTGACCGGTATTGTTTTTTTAGAGCCAGGCCTGAAATCAAAAAAGGCCAGCAAAAATGCCAGCCCTTTTCGCTCAAACCGGTTTTCTTATAACTCGTTGAATTGGCATTCCTGCTTTATCGAAATAGCGGGATGGCCATATCTCCTGGGGCTCCTCACCAATCGCGTTAGCAATGATGATTTCACCTCTTGGCCAGTCTCGGGTCAGCGCGTTTGACAGTGTGCTACTTGAAAGACCGTTAGCTCTACTCAGTGATGCGAGCGAAAGTCCTTTTTTGTGCAGCGCGGCTATGATATCTGCCTTATGCCAGTCCTGTTTTTCCATATCCATTTCCTTGGTGGTGAATCGGAACATGGTTTGCAGTACCAGCTAATGACGACTGGCGAGCCGTAAGGCTCCCACGCCCCGACTCACCATTGACAGAAAACAGGCGAGCGAGTGCGAACCGTTCAAAAACATGAACGGCGTGTCATTAGTCGGGGCTGCAAATCCCCACTCTTACGATTTAGTAAGGGCTACAATAGTTTACAGCATTTAAACGGTGTATCAGAAGTGTTAATGGCGTAAGTTTGCGAGCCGGTTTTGAAATTCAGCATAATAACTATGCTTTATGGCCTATTGAGGAAAGCACTTCGATGCTGTTCATATAGCCAAAGCCGAATATCCGCTTTCTGCCGATCCCGAAAGCGTATGCCTGTTCCAGTGCGCCGACATCCTCAATCACGCATTCAGCATCGTACTGGCTCATCGGTACGATGATCTTGTGGGACGTACCTTCCACGCTCCCGGGCTTAATAATATGAAACCTGGTGCTACGAACGATATGTAACCGTCCGCAGTTCACTCCGGCCCGTTCCAGGTGATAGTGGATATAATCAGGGATTTCATGAGCAGGTGGACAAATTTCTCTTTTCCGGCCACCAGCTTCCTCGCGTCGAATCGTGGCCAGCGAGCCGCAGATCCGAATTTTCTGGCCAGGCACAAACGTGATTTCCTTCATAACTTCGCCAGGGAGTCCGAGTGCAACAGCCGTTCTCAACACAACCTGGGTGTCTGAGGCACTCTGTTTGCGGGAGTAGAAGGTGTACGGGAGTCGCGACCCAGAACGTTCCTGGACTACCTTATCCAGTTGCTGGTGGATCCCATACACGTCACCTGGGGCGATTCTGAACCTGAGCGCACATTCATAGTATTTCACGCCACATTCCTTGCTGAACATAATGAATTTTCAATATTAGTCTCAGGGTATGGCATGGACGGCGAGTGACGAAATTATGAGGAGGAATACGGCCAGTCCGTTGGCCGGTATGGTCAGAGAATCATTTCGATACTTTCGCCGTGGAATATACCGATCACATCTGTCTGGAGGCGGTTACTTCTCGGCTTTACTTCATTGGCCACGAACTCCGGCAATGGCCGGATTTTCACGTGCTCATCCTGAATGATAATGAACGGCATAGATGAAGCGGCAGAAAGACGCAGTACCTGGTCGGGTTGTTCAGGATCAGCCATCGCGATGTTTGCCGCTGGATGCACTTTAACCGGACGGCGTAAGCGAAGCTTTTCTTCCGGTACACGCGCAATAGCCTTAATTAACGAGTTGAGTCTGACGGATTTATCTTCATCTTCCTCGATGTCCTTGCCCATCTTCTGGAGCAACTCGATTTTGTTAACCCGGCTAAAAAGCGTCTTTTGCCTCCA
This portion of the Citrobacter amalonaticus Y19 genome encodes:
- a CDS encoding GNAT family N-acetyltransferase, whose translation is MRDNLMTVISAPEMRFGTRQDVPFIIAVIRDGIRDGYFNFDEAEGLSQFESQITEAIARRERGENCADFLFVFDAPNNGTAIGFALLTGKNGANGLASHLEIRMFGVTRNERQKGFGRSMLQSILGATPGHKLEASCLPASVVMARMLTNTGFHIKDITPFGKRIFRR
- a CDS encoding helix-turn-helix domain-containing protein translates to MDMEKQDWHKADIIAALHKKGLSLASLSRANGLSSSTLSNALTRDWPRGEIIIANAIGEEPQEIWPSRYFDKAGMPIQRVIRKPV
- a CDS encoding type I-E CRISPR-associated protein Cas6/Cse3/CasE, with the protein product MKEITFVPGQKIRICGSLATIRREEAGGRKREICPPAHEIPDYIHYHLERAGVNCGRLHIVRSTRFHIIKPGSVEGTSHKIIVPMSQYDAECVIEDVGALEQAYAFGIGRKRIFGFGYMNSIEVLSSIGHKA